The following coding sequences lie in one Cannabis sativa cultivar Pink pepper isolate KNU-18-1 chromosome 5, ASM2916894v1, whole genome shotgun sequence genomic window:
- the LOC133038021 gene encoding uncharacterized protein LOC133038021: protein MLNRPPTTASAPEAPADPSTPPPAASPPVEEDEVFPDDYDPYEGAPATPIEAQPLIHVHDTESQGEILSIEAQPAVVKSRKRKRKPPVWFGDYTEMKRRHRPSSTFDPLEPPDEKLLTTFRKWCVGLIPNHRLRDLRSGDYGPGFFWIMLTPKEWLTDDHIDAAMHMLRRRRTDYPLTFPQKGIILSTFVTAMISSAWTSHKGPRKNFKWEEYILDYCTGFHKSQVFERWRGNEFIYFVLHLPTARHWVTVEVDIELWKINVYDCDSSVCHWTAMEPILKVWSELLPSLILATGEFPHNNQIMALANGDITVLPKMHASRATHDLVPKSATSGDCGVYCIEYVEHLMMQRGLTDVTPDRIAMFRQRWCVDLFYQNVG from the exons atgttgaatcgtccgccaacgacagcttcagcaccggaggccccagcagatccatctaccccaccaccagctgcttcacccccagtagaagaggatgaggtcttccccgacgattacgatccttatgagggagctccagcgactccgatcgaggcacaacctcttatccatgtacatgacaccgagtcgcagggtgagattctgtccatagaggcacaacctgcagtggttaagagtcggaagaggaagagaaagcctcctgtatggttcggtgactatacggagatgaagaggagacataggccatcttcgacttttgatcccctggagccaccggacgagaaattgttaaccactttccgaaagtggtgtgttggactcattccgaaccaccgacttcgggatttgagaagtggtgattacggtccaggattcttttggataatgctcacaccaaaggaatggcttacagatgac CATATAGATGCAGCAATGCATATGCTGAGGAGGCGACGCACCGACTATCCACTGACATTTCCTCAGAAGGGTATCATTCTCTCCACATTCGTGACCGCCATGATCAGCAGTGCATGGACGAGCCACAAGGGTCCGAGGAAAAACTTTAAATGGGAGGAATATATCCTGGACTACTGCACAGGGTTtcataag tcccaagtctttgagagatggaggggtaacgagtttatttacttcgttctgCACCTTCCCACGGCAAGACACTGGGTCACAGTTGAAGTGGACATAGAgctgtggaaaattaatgtctacGACTGTGATTCCAGCGTCTGTCATTGGACCGCCATGGAACCCATCTTGAAGGTTTGGTCAGAACTGCTGCCCTCGCTAATCCTTGCAACCGGGGAATTTCCACATAACAACCAGATCATGGCGTTAGCTAACGGTGACATCACGGTGCTTCCAAAAATGCACGCGAGTCGAGCCACTCACGACTTAGTTCCGAAGTCAGCAACCAG tggtgattgtggcgtgtattgcattgagtatgtggagcatctcatgatgcaGCGTGGATTGACCGATGTGACGCCAGACCGGATAGCCATGTTTCGTCAACGGTGGTGTgtcgatttattttaccaaaatgtcggctga